Below is a window of Demequina muriae DNA.
TGGCGCACCCGGTCCGCCAACGGCCCGTCCGCGATGTCCGCCGCGTCGTACTCGATCAGGGTCCAGACGATGCTCTGCGTGTGAATCCGGTCGTCAGGCTCAATGCCCGCCGCCTCGAGTGCGATATCAGCCCTGGTCAACATGCCGATGAACTGCGACCACCGTGCGGCCACGTTCGCGGCAGGCGCGGGCTCTGCGCCGACGAGCCGCAGTGCGCGCGCAACCGGTCGTGCGCGGAACGGTGCGACGTCTGCCACGGCCAACAACAGGTTCGACGCGAGGGCAACGGCATCGCCGGGGCCGAGATCCTGTCTGGCTTCTCGAACAAACGCAGAGAAAGCCGCGACGCCCTTGGGCGATCCCTCACTCTCCCAAAGCTCGAGCAACTGGGCGCGTGTGGAAGACGGATGCTCGGTGAGTAAGTCCCTGAAGCGGGCCCTAGTGATGTGAAACACCAGGTTCTCGCCGCTATCCAAGGCCGCCGCGAGTTCCGCGACCCATCCGTCGCGGCCCTCAGAGACCGCATCCCGCGCTGCACGCATGCGGTCGCGGACGACTCCCTTGTATTCGCGCTCGTAGCGGTCGATATCCACGCGCCCCGCCTCAAGCACATCTCGCGCAATCTCAGCGAATTCGCGCCACCGCGCATCATCACCGAGGTCTTGACTGCGCTCGGCCCCCAGGGGCGCGAAGCGCTCGCGTACCGCACGTGCCTCGTCCGCAGTGACCTGCCAAGGAGTGTCGTGCGTCTCTTCGGGACGGGCGAACTCGCGCCTGAGAAAGCGTCTCACCTCGCGTGGACTCACTCCCAACTCGGCGGCGAGATCAGCGGGCGTGAGTTCAACGGGCGTGTCCGACATGGAGCAACCTTTCGACACCGTCACAGTAGCGGGACTCGTCACATGAGGCTTCCATGCGGTGTTCGAAGTCGCCTACGGTTAGGCCATGCCGATCTACCAGGTGCGGCGCTGGAAGCGCTACGGGCACGACCGCGCCTACTTCGCCGACGCCGACGGCACCAAGGTCGGGTACCTCGACCTCGCGTCCGGAGAGCATGTGCTCGACGAGGGCGCTGACCGTGACGCGATCGAGGCCGCCGCGCTCGCGTGGTGTGCGGACAACGAGATCACTCCGCCCAATCTCCCCCTCATGGGTGCAAGCAAGCAGGAGGACGTACAAGCCGTTCAAGCCGCCTCTGCTGCCGCATTCGCCGAAGACGGTGCGCAATCGGTGGCCGTGCCCGTTGCGCCCGCCCCGCCGAAGGAAGCTGAACCCGAGTGGACCGATCTCTCCGCGCATCGGCCGGGTGAAGGCGTGCGAAAGCTGGCCGAGGCCGAATGGACCGCCTCAAAGGACCGCTCCAAGGTGTTCGCTGCCCTCAACCGCTACGTGTTCGACAATCACACCGACGAGCGAGCGTGGCGCAAAGGCGCCGAGGGTGAGGAGTACGTGGGGGCGAAGCTCGACAAGCTCCGGGACAAGGGCTGGCACGTGCTGCACAGCGTGCCGGTCGGCAAAAGTGACTCGGATATCGACCACATCGCTATCGGGCCCGGCGGCGTCTTCACGGTCAACAGCAAGATGCACGCCGGCAAGAAGATCTGGGTAGCCAAGTACCAGATGCGCGTGAACGGCCAGCCTGTCCCCTACCTCCGGAACTCTCGGCACGAGGCCGGGCGGGCCAAGAAGCTCCTGGACGCGCAGCTCGACTTCGAGGTTCCAGTCGTGGGCTGCGTGGTGGTGCTCACGGGCTCGCTCGTCCCGGAGGTGACCTACAAGCAGATGCCCGACGACGTGCGCGTGCTCGACAAGTGGGACCTGCCCAAATGGTTCAAGAAGCGGCCGGCCGTTCTGTCGCCGGAACAGGTCGAGGCCGTGTTCGACACCGCCCGCCGATCGACGACATGGCGAACCATTGAATGAGCGGCGGAAGTAACTGGTACAACCGAGACGTCGTCGGCGACCGCTACGTTGGACCGAGGAACAATCTCACGATTGAGGAGAACTGCACCGATGAGGTCCAACGCAGCCGTCTACATCGATGCGGGCTATCTGCTGGCGTCCGCAGCCACACGACTTACCGGGAGCTCGTTTCGGCAAGGTATCCAGCCGGACTACCCGAAACTCATCAACGGAGTTCTCCGCCAGGCTGAGGAGATCGCCGGGCGTCCCGTGCTGCGCTCCTACTGGTACGACGCAGCGCCGAACCAGTCGCCCGACAGCGACCAGCGCGTCATCGAGATGGTCCCGCGGGTGAAGCTCCGGCTCGGACGCATCGGCAACGAGGGCCAGCAGAAGGGCGTAGACCTCAAGATTGGCCTCGATATGGTGACTCACGCACGCAATGGCGCGATCGACACACTTGTCTTGATCTCGGGTGATGACGACCTGACGGAGGCAGTCGACCAGGCACAGGTCACAGGCGTCGAGGTGATCGTGCTCGCTGTTCCAGATGCCACAGGGCGCCCGCACGGCGTGTCCCGCCACCTGCACGCAGCTGCGGACAGACTCGATCTCCTCAATTCGGAAATGCTCGAAGGAGCAATCGCCAAACGTATTGCCAAGACCATCCTGGCAGGAGCAGTTGCCAACGTGCTCGAGGCGTCCGCGCCCGTGATCCCACACGATGTCGACGCCGCGCTACGCCACCCGAGCCCTGTTGAACTAGCAAGGCCAAAGCCAACCGCAGTCCGCCCCACTTCACCCCCTCCCGCCGCTGTTCCGGTCTATTCGACAGCGTCAGGCGACGCACCCTCGGCAACACCGCAAGGCCATGCTCCGCTGAACGACGTGGATCCGTCCGAGCGCGAGGAAGCCACCCAGCGCGTGGTGCGGGCAGTCCTTGGAGCATTCCTTGGTTCCGCGACCCAGGCGGAACTGGTGGAACTGAAAGCGAGCCGTCCCTCTATCCCGCGGGAACTCGACTCAACCCTCTTGCGGGACCTCTCTGATGTGTTGCAGATCTACTCGCTGACCGATTCCGAACGACACGGCCTAAGGAACGCCTTCTGGGCCGAGATGGATGCGCAAGACGTGTAGCGGGACGAGCGAATAGCCGGAGACACCTCTTCCCCGACCGTGCGCGCACGGTGGCACGGTGCCGCATGGCCTGCTCCTGGGGGTCGCTCCAGCTCCTTGCCGGGTATCGATCTACGCGGGCGCGAACAGGTCGCCTTCACGGCATCCAGCGAAATCCGGGAGTGCAAATCGAGAACCGACACCGGCCGCTCCCAAGCCGCCCGCGCATCGGCCCCCTGTAGCCCGTACCGCACAGGACGCGCTCGTCGCCAGGTGCTGCGTCTCCTGCGGTTGTCGACGGCGGGATGGGGAGATGGGGACTTCGGCGGTGCGTCAACCGTCAGCGGCCACGGGCGTGGCGCCAGTATCAACAGTGGTCGGGCTTTTCGTCACAAGTCGACACGCGCCAGCCTTTCCCGCTACGCACCCTCGGCGATCGGCATCCGGCCACTCTCGACCGCGGCCAGCAGCGCCTCGTGGTCGGCCTCCGTCTGATCCGCATACGCACGGGCAAACGTCGCCATCGCCTTGTCCAGATTGGTGCCCTTTCCCACATAGCCGGCGATCATCGACGCGCCGCTGGTGCGCGCGTGGCCCTTCGCGAGTAGGCGACCGGCGATGCCCGCGTAGTTCGCGAGCGCCTTCCCGGAGATGTTCTTGAGCGACACGGCGCCCTTCATGTTGCGAAACTGCCGCACGTAGAACTGCCGGTCATCCACGGTGGTCCATCCGAGCAGTGGATCGCTCACGGTCTGCAGCGCCTTCTGATACTCCACCACTCGCTGACCCTGGTGCTCGTGCAGTGCTTTGTCGCCGTGCACGTGCCGCGCGAGCACCGACCTCCGAGCCTGCTTGAGCTGAAGGAAGATCACGTCCTCCTTGCTCGATCCCTCGAGCAGCGCCACATACGCGCGCAGGCCCACGGACCCCACACCCACGACCTTGTGGGCCACGTCGACGAGCGTGTAGCCACCGAGCAGGCGCCGCCAGTGCGGGTCGAGAGTCATCAGGTACTCATCGAGCCCTTCGGCCACCATCTCGGCCTCGGCCTCGGGCAGCCGGGTGATGAGCGGCGGCTCCTCGACAATCTGGCGGGCGCCGCCGTTCTCCGTGGTGAAGCGGGGCAGGGCGCGGTCCGAGGTGCGCTTGCGCGCCCGCTTCGCCGCCCGCTTGAGTTCGGAGTCCAGCGAACTGCCCGTCTCGTGGAGGGCCATCCGGTCCATGTCGAGTCGCTCGAACGAGCGGGTGAAGAGAGCCTGGTTCGCTTGATAGCGGATCTCCTCGCGATACGACCGCGCGCATGTGAGCACCGCCTGCTTGCACTTCTTCTCCGAGGCGCCGGTCTCGCGGCCTGCCACCCAGGTGCTCGCCACCAGCCGGCGCAGGTCCCACTCCCACGAGCCAGGGTGCGCCTCGTCGAAGTCGTTGAGATCCAGCACCAGGTCGCGCTCGGGCGAGGCGTAGAAGCCCACATTGCCCAGGTGCGCGTCTCCACACACCACCGGCGTGATCCCGGTCGCGGGAAGCCGTGCCACGTCATCGGCCATCACCACCGCGGAGCCGCGAAGGAACCCGTACGGCGAAGCAGCCATCCGCGCCACCCGCACAGCGACCAGCTCCGGGATGCGTCCCTCATGGTTCTCCTCCACGAGTGCGATGGGGTCGCGGTCCTCGCGGCCGATGCGCCACTCGCCCAGCGAGCTCCTCGGCACCTTTTTGCGCAGGGCCTTGCCGAGCGCGTAGCGCTCGGAACGGTCGGCCGGACGCTTGCGCAGCGACTGGTATGCGAGCCGGTCGGTGTCGCCATCGCTGACGACATCGTGACCTTCGGTCGCTTGTTTGCCCACGTGATTCATCCCCTACTTCAGAAGACGGTGTATCCGCCGTCGACGGTCAACACCGTGCCCGTGGCGAACGACGAGGCGTCCGACGCCAGGTACACGATCGCCCCCGCGAGCTCGTCGGGCTCGCCGACCCGGCCGAGCGGCGCATCGGCCTTCCAGTAGCGCTGGAACTGCGGCTCGTCGACGGGCGACATGTCGGTCCGCATGTAGCCGGGGGCGAGCGCATTCACGCGCACGCCGAGAGGCGCCCACTCGGCCGCGAGCGAGCGCGTGAGGTGGTGAACGGCCGCCTTCGACGCGTTGTACGCGGGCTGCCACTGCGGCCGGTTGACGATCTGCGCCGACATCGAGCCGATGTTGATGATGGAACCACTGCCCCGGTCGACCATATGCCGGCCAAAAACCTGGCAGCCCAGCCACACGCCGTCGACGTTGACGCTCATGACCTGACGCCACTCGTCGTCGGTGACGTCGAGCGCGGGCTTATGGATGCATGTGCCCGCGTTGTTGACAAGGATGTCGACGCTTCCGAATGCGCTGACAGCCTCGGCAAGCATGCGCTCCACATCGGCACGGACGGTCACATCCCCGAGCACCACCACGCTCTCGCGCCCGCGGTCGGCGACCTCCGCCGCGACGGAGGCCGCAGCATCGGCATCCCGGCCGACGATCACGATGGTGGCCCCGGCCTCGGCAAGCGCTAGGGCGAACGTGCGACCGAGTCCCCTGGTCGCTCCGGTGACGACCGCCGTGCGGCCGGCGAGATCGAATTGCGACAGTGACGTACCCATGAATGAACTCCCTTGTTCCACCAGTCACTGTAGACCGGCTGCGCGACGCACTCAGTCGTCGATGATGGCCTCGCCACGCCGCTCGAGATCCGCGAGCGAGTCCCGCATGTGTTGCACCTGTTCGACCGGGTGACCCACCCAGTCGAGCAGCTCCCCCACGACGCGGACCGGCTCGCGGGTCCGGTAGGACATCGTCGGGTTTCCAGGGAAGCGCTTGTCCGTCACGTTGGGGTCGTCTTCAACCGCGCCGACAGGTTCGACGACGTAGATGTGGCCGCGTCCCTCGCCCGAAGCGAGCTCCGCTCCCCAGGTCGCGGCGTCCAGCGTCTTCGTGATGTAGAGGTGGTTCGCCACCCGGTCCGAGCGGTAGTTCGACGCATATCCCGGCGTCAGGACGTCCCCCGTTCGTCGCAGCACCTTGGTGCCGTGCAGGTACGTCTCGCCGTCCCCGTAGACCTCAAAGGGTTGTGGCACTTCCTCCGTCGTCATTCCTCCCCCATTCCTGGCGCCTGACGCCCACGGCCCCGTCGTCGGCCTCGGACACGAGCCGCCGCGATCAGTCCTGCCCGGGAGGCCCGAACGCCCGCGAGTAGCGTCCCCGGCCTCCGAGATTCAGTTGCCATACCGCTCCGACCACCCAGGCGATGCCCGCGAACAGCGTCAGGTACAGGCCCATCGCCGCAGCGCCGTTCGTGTCATAGAACCCCACGAAAGCCACGAGGATCGCGAGCACGAGCAGAGCAATCTGTGACGCACGACCCGGCCTACGCTCACGCCCCACGACGCCAGTCGTCAGCACCAGAATCACCGCTCCTGCCAAGGCGAGCGCCAGGGTGATGAGCCCATCTCCTTCGATACCGATCACGCTCACACCGAGGATCGAGAACCACGGGAGAAAAGCACCCAGAATGACCACCGCAATCGCGATAGCTGAGATTCGCTGGGGTAGGGAAAGGCGTCCGAGCTTCATGCCCGAACCCTACTCTCCACCCGTGTAGCCACCGTTGTCACCGGAGACGATCTGGCCGACGCTGGAGCCCGATGTGCCGTGGATCTGCGCTTCCCGCAACCTGCGCGTACGGTCGAAGGATGAACACGACATCGCAAGGCTCCACGACCCTGACCGTCGGCGACCGTGACGACGCCGTCTCGCGACTGCGTCACTACTTCGGAAAGTGCGACTGCTCGAGCCCCGACAGCGGCGCCGAGTTCGAGACCATCGGGCACCCCTGGGACAAGAAGTCCAAGGTCAACACCGTCAGCCCCGGCGACCTGGTGGCGCTGGCCACCCTCACCTCACCCGTCCCAGGCCCGGCCGCCGTGTGGATGCTCAACAAGCGCAACCTCAAGAAGACCGAGAAGCTGCTCAAGAAGCTCCCGGTCAAGGCGAAGATCGGAACCAAGAGCGGCACCAAACTCCTTAAGGACGGCGGGCCTGCAGCGAAGCTCTGGGATCACTGGAGCCAGGCGCCCGGCTTCGGTCCGGTCTCGGTCAGCAAGCTGCTCGCCCGCAAGCGCGGCAAGCTCGTCCCCGCGTACGGGTCCGTGGTCGCCGAACAGATGGAGGTCAGCAATCCTCACGAGCACTGGGCCGCCATGCAGGCTCTGTTCACCGATGGTCGGCGGGACCTGTGGACGACCGCCAAGCAGTGGCGACGCGCCGCCGGCGTCAACTCCCTGGTGAGCCCGCTCCGAGTGATCGACGTGGTGCTGTGGAGCCGCGGCACCGTCCCGGACGGCCCGCCCTGCGCCACCGACAAGGCCTAGGACGACCCAGCAAACGCCTCCGCGAAGAACGGCAGCACCACGTCGGTCATCCGCTGGTCGAACAGGCTGGTGTGGGTGCCGTCGTGCACCGTATACGTGTGCGGCACGCCCTGCGCGGTGAGCTCCGCGTCGATGAAGTCGCAGCCGTCCACGATCCAGCGCAGCTCGTCGTTCGAGCCACAGTCCAGCCCCAGCGCCTCGAGAGACAGCAGCGCCTCGCGGTGCTGGGCGATCTCGACGTCGATGCCCCCGATGCCCGCCTCCCACAGCGCCCACACGTCGTCATCGCGCACGGCCTCACCGTCGACCAGCGAGTACGGGTACTGGAAGTACGGCGGCTCCGGCGACGGCGCGAACGCCGTGCCATACGAAAGCGGGAAGCCCGCCGGCGACGTCGACATGGCGCTCAGCAACTCCTCGCCGTCCAGACCCTCAAGACCCTCCAGCGCCGATAGCACCGCTCGCGCGTTCGACGGCGACCCGAAGAGCGCAGGCGCACCAATCCCCTCCTCCCCCGCCACCGCGGGAGCCATCACGAACATCGAGCCGAACACATCGGCATGCCTCATCCCAATGGTGAGCGCGCCATATCCACCCATCGAGTGCCCGGCAAGGCCTCGCGATGCGGCCGATGCGCGGGTCCGGTAGTGCGCATCCACGTACGGCACGATTTCGGTCACCACGGCTTGCTCCCAGTTACCAATGGCATCCGAGTCCGTGTACCAACTGCCGCCCAGCTCATTGGCGCCCGTGATGGTCACGACGATCATGGGCTCAGTCGCATTGAGTGCCTCGCCGAGGACGTCGGGCATGTCCGCGGCCGTGTCGTACGCGGTGTAGCCGGGCAAGAAGTAAAGGACGGGAAGCGGGTCGTCGGAGGTGACGTACGCATCGGGCAGCAGGATGCCGACGGTGATCTCGGTCGAGGCGCCCAACAGGTTGCCGGACAGTTCTTGGGACTCGAACTCAAACACGGTGCTCTGGGCGGGCGTCGCCTCAGGAGGCGGCGAGGACGTGACCACAGGGTCCCCCGTGTCGGCGCACCCGGCCAGGGCGACGGCGACCACGACCATCGCGGCCGACCAGGCAGGACGCGTCCCCCGAAGCGTGCTCATATCGCGAATCTAGCGCTTCCCTTCGCCGCTCACGACTGCGCTCAACACGACTCGTAGACGTACCCGGGCTCGCCCGCGGCGACCAGGTCGCGGTCGCGCAGCACCGTGAGCGGCGCCGTGCCTGGCAGCCCGCAGACCTCGGCGAACGTCATGCCCGCCTCGGCGAGCGCATCGGGGTACTCGACTTGGAGCACGTGCTCGCCGTACACGTCCGCATACGCTGCGCACTCGTCCCAGACCGCGCACTCTTCGGCCACGGCGAAGTCGAAGCCCAACTGTTCTTTGGCGACCTGCGTGACCTCGGCGGCGTTCTTCTGCGCGATCGCCAGACCGTGCTCGTGCGCCACTTCCACATAGGCGCGGGCCAGGGAGTGGGCGCCGTCTTCGGACACCCCGTCGAACCGTGTCCACGTGTCGAGGTTGTCGATCTCCACGGCGTCGAAGCCCGCCTCGGCACACCCCGCAATGACTGGCGACAGCACGTCGAGAATCCCCTCCCGCTGAGTCGGCGTCGACGGGTCGAGGATGAACTCGTCGGGCCAGTCCGGGTCCACCACCGGCTCGCTGGCCTGATCGCGAAGCAGCAGCTCCGGAGTCACGAGCCACTGCTCCGCCTCGCCAGGCTGAGTCTGGAAGCCGTTGACGTAGCAGACGCTGTAGGCGCCCTCCAGGGGCTCGGCCGTCGCGTCGCGGACCACCACGTCGATGCCGACCGGCCCGGCCCCCGCGTCCACCGTGTCGTACGCGCCACCCAACTGATAATCGACCACGCCCTCGGTGGGCGGCAGTTCCACCTCCACCGAGTCCGCTTCGCCCGCACACGAGGCCACCGTGAGCGCGCCGACCATCACCACCGCGAGCGCACGCGCCTTCCGGCCCAGGCCCACGTGGGCGACCTGCGAGCACGGCTCGTCACGCCTGGTGATACGCCCCATGCGCTCGACCCTTCTCGCCGGGCATCACCGCCGACCCGCGTCGCGGGCCGGGCCTCGTGGGGTGCCGTCGCGCCATTCTAGGATTTCCTGGAATGCCCAGATCGCACCCGCCTCCGCGCTCGGGCGCCCGCCGACGGAGCGCACCGCCGCGAGGCGGCACCCGTCCAGCGCCGTAAGGTCAGTGACATGACTGAAGCGCCTACGGCACCGATCGACGATGACAGCCCTCGTCAGTACTTCGAGAACGTCGAGCAGGCGCTCAAGGAGTTCCGGATCCCCGTCGAGAATCACAAGCTCGCCCGCGAGACGCTCGCGACGTTCGAGCACGGGCGCATCTACATGCCAGTGAAGAGCCGCCAGTACGTGGCCTTCGAGGGGCGCGACGGGCCACCGGCGCTCGCGTGGCTGCACTCGGGCTTCGTCGAGCTCCGGACAGCGCCCGGCACCTACTCCCATGTCCCGCTCCCGACGAACAGCATCGGCGGGGGCAGCGGGGGCGGCACCCGTCGCAACCGTGCCGACGAGCAGCGCGAGCCGTGCCCCACCTGCTACACCGAGCTCCCGGCGACGGGCATCTGCGGAACGTGCGACTGAGCGCGGACCGGCGTCTACGCGTCCGCTGACTCGTCCAAGAGCTCGCGCAGCTCCTGCATCACCGCATCGGCCTTGTCAGCGGCGTCGAAGGGTCCCGGCATCCGGAACACGCGTGCGCCCGATGCGGTGCGGGCGCCCTGGAGCCCTGGCATCCCGGCTTCCCCGAGTAGCGCCTCGACCGGATGGCGGAAGACGCAGATGACGAGGCCGACACCGCGCTCCTCGAGCTTGGCGCGCAGCACGTCGCGTCCATAGTCAAGCTCGGCTGAGGAGACGTCGCGCTCACCCACGGTGGGTCGCTTCACGATGTCGGTCAGTCCGAAGCCCGCATCAAGCGCGGCCTCCTCGAACTGAGTGACGCCTGCAGGCAGATTCCAGCCCGCCACATCCCCGATGCGCCGCAGCTGCCGCTGACCCACCCTGCCCTGGTAGTAGTGGCCGGCCTTCACGCTCACGGGCGAGGGGTTCAAGCCGACGATGGCTGCCCGCGCCGCCGTAGGCCAGACGTCGCCGAGAGTGACGTACTCGTCGCCCATCCAGGACTCCCGGGCCTGGTAGCCCACGAGGTCGGTCACGCGCTCTCCACGGGAGCGGCATCCTCCAGCGCCTCGTTCGCCACCCCGTATGGCACGTGCACTCCCGCGACGTGCTCCAAGGCCCCCGACAGGTGCCCGTCCTGGTCGTCGAAGAACAGGTGCGGGCGCATGACCTCGAGCACCTTCGCCTTCTCGATGCCGCCCAGGAAGAACGCATCGTTCACGGTGACGCCCCACGACCGCAGCGACTGCACCGCGCGCTCGTGGGCGGGTGCAGCCCGCGCCGTTACCAAGGCGACGCGCACGCGTGGCTCGTAGGTCGCATCGGCCGCCTGCAATTCCTGCTCGAGCCGCTGGATGCGGTTGAGGTCCTCGAGCAACGGCTTGAGCAGGCCCGGCGAGTGCGCCACGTCGCGCTTGGCGACCTCGTTCTTGACGAACCCAGCCATGCCCTCGGTCTGGAAAATGCGCTCGGACTCGTCGGTCGCGAGCACCGCGTCGAAGTCGAAGGCGATGCGCAGCGACTTGTCCGAGTCCTCGTAGGCGGCGGTGTTGGGCAGCACGTGCCCGGCGGGATGGCCTGCGCGCACGGCTGCCCAGACGTCGTCCTTGTTCTGGGTGAGGAACAGGCTCATGCCGAGCGCGGGGATGTATGACAGCGGCGACCGGCCCTGCGTGAAGAAGGCGCGCGTCACCTGCAGCCCGTGATGCTCGACGGACCGCATCACGCGCAGCCCCGTCGACGCCGCGTTGCGCGACAGCACGATCACCTCGACCAGCGAGTCCCCCGGCCTCAGGTCGTTGAGCTGCAGCAGGCGCTGGATGAACGGGAACGCCGGCCCGGGCTCGAGCGGCACGTCGACGTTGCGGTCCTGGTATTCGGCGTAGGCGGCCTCGCCGTGCGCCTGGAAGTACGCGTCGGACTCCGTCAGGTCGAACAGCGCGCTGGACGCGACACCCACCACGAGCCGACCGGAGAGGTCATAGGCGGGCATCGAAAACCTCCAAGGCGGGTGACGCAGGCGGAGACTCGAGCCTATCTGCCCGGCCGATGCGCACGCACCCCTCCCGAGCGCTCAGGAACGAGCGGACTCATCTCCGGAGTCCGCATCGGCCGGATGCTCCTCGGCCTCCCGCTCGCGCACCTCGCGCGCCATGCCGCTCGTGAACTGGGTCGCGCGCTCCTCGGCCTCCGCGCTGCCAGTGAACAGGCCCTGAATCTCGGACGTCGCCGTCGGGTCGCTCTTGCGCGGGCGCCGGGCCCTGGGCGCATCACCCGGCTCGGCGACGATCACGCGTTGCGCGGGCGCCGCATCGGGCATGTTGCTCTGCAGCCACATCACCATCGCCTCGCGCACGTAGCAGCGCAGATCGAACAGTGTGGGCGCATCAGCGGCGGTGACGAGGATGCGCACTCGCACGTATCCGCCCACGGCCTCGGTCACCTGCAGCACCTGTGCGCGCCCGTCCCACAGCGTCGTCTCGTCGAGGACCTCCTTGAGGTGCTCGCGCATGCGCTGCGGCGACACCCGCCAGTCCAGATCGAACTCCACCGAGCCCAACAGCTCCGAACCGTGGCGCGTCCAGTTCTCGTACGGCGTGGTCGTGAAGTACGTGCACGGCAGCACCAGCCGCCGGTCATCCCACAGCTCGAGCACCACGTAGCTGAGCGTGATCTCGCCCACGCGACCCCACTCGCCCTCGGCCACGATCACGTCGTCCACGCGCATCGCGTCGCTGAACACCAGCTGGAGGCCCGCGAACATGTTCGCGAGCAGGGACTGCGCGGCGAGGCCGGCCACGATGGTCGCGATACCGGCCGATGCGAGCACGCTCGCTCCCAGCGCGCGCACCGAATCGAAGGTCAGCAGGACGGCGCCGATCGCGACGATGACGATGATCACGATCGCGAGCCGCCGCACTAACAGCGTCTGGGTGCGGAGCCGTCGCGCGAGCCTGTTGTCCGGCACGTCGATGCGGTTGTAGTCGAGCGCCAGGTCGGCCACGAACTCGACAAGGCCGGCGAGCAGCCACGCCGATGCGCCGATCACCAGGATCGTCAGCAACCGGGAGACGATGGGGAGCCAGTCGTCCGCGGGGAACGAGTCCCGCACCCCGACCCACACTCCGGCAAGCAGCACCAGCGCCCAGAAGGGGCGACGTGTGTGCAGAACGA
It encodes the following:
- a CDS encoding 5'-nucleotidase yields the protein MPAYDLSGRLVVGVASSALFDLTESDAYFQAHGEAAYAEYQDRNVDVPLEPGPAFPFIQRLLQLNDLRPGDSLVEVIVLSRNAASTGLRVMRSVEHHGLQVTRAFFTQGRSPLSYIPALGMSLFLTQNKDDVWAAVRAGHPAGHVLPNTAAYEDSDKSLRIAFDFDAVLATDESERIFQTEGMAGFVKNEVAKRDVAHSPGLLKPLLEDLNRIQRLEQELQAADATYEPRVRVALVTARAAPAHERAVQSLRSWGVTVNDAFFLGGIEKAKVLEVMRPHLFFDDQDGHLSGALEHVAGVHVPYGVANEALEDAAPVESA
- a CDS encoding mechanosensitive ion channel family protein encodes the protein MFDDWLEYAIHTAASVGVAVAAGLVIKLVMRLVSRRQSWAKALVLHTRRPFWALVLLAGVWVGVRDSFPADDWLPIVSRLLTILVIGASAWLLAGLVEFVADLALDYNRIDVPDNRLARRLRTQTLLVRRLAIVIIVIVAIGAVLLTFDSVRALGASVLASAGIATIVAGLAAQSLLANMFAGLQLVFSDAMRVDDVIVAEGEWGRVGEITLSYVVLELWDDRRLVLPCTYFTTTPYENWTRHGSELLGSVEFDLDWRVSPQRMREHLKEVLDETTLWDGRAQVLQVTEAVGGYVRVRILVTAADAPTLFDLRCYVREAMVMWLQSNMPDAAPAQRVIVAEPGDAPRARRPRKSDPTATSEIQGLFTGSAEAEERATQFTSGMAREVREREAEEHPADADSGDESARS